The following coding sequences are from one Triticum aestivum cultivar Chinese Spring chromosome 5A, IWGSC CS RefSeq v2.1, whole genome shotgun sequence window:
- the LOC123102549 gene encoding uncharacterized protein yields the protein MKYTAALVGMEFLMQPIRRAAVVEEVNDNQLPMEPLHYPAVAIGAEELTPMATGRSVRRMGHSQPGAMMNHKHLSNLLIRLIQKLQAGLEVNDDANSASNSGNRLVGLLAPKKRKEMGCPTTSWEKAPYEGLSKWTRFCSICRKQGHKRTTCPDRGDAPKPVRKPARCKSCGIEGHRRNNCHKVGDLRMTGM from the exons atgaaatACACGGCGGCGCTTGTGGGGATGGAGTTCCTGATGCAACCCATTAGGAG GGCCGCCGTGGTGGAAGAGGTCAACGACAACCAGCTTCCAATGGAGCCGCTCCACTACCCCGCGGTGGCGATAGGGGCTGAAGAGCTAACCCCCATGGCGACAGGCAGATCTGTGCGGCGGATGGGGCACTCGCAGCCGGGAGCGATGATGAACCACAAGCATCTAAGCAATCTATTGATCAGATTGATCCAAAAACTCCAGGCTGGACTCGAAG TGAATGATGATGCTAATTCTGCGAGTAACAGTGGGAACAGACTCGTTGGTTTGTTGGCGCCAAAGAAACGGAAAGAAATGGGGTGCCCAACAACCAGCTGGGAGAAGGCACCGTACGAGGGGCTGAGCAAGTGGACGAGGTTCTGCAGCATATGTCGCAAGCAGGGCCACAAACGGACTACTTGCCCGGACCGTGGTGATGCCCCGAAGCCTGTTCGGAAACCAGCAAGGTGCAAAAGTTGTGGAATTGAAGGTCACAGGCGAAACAACTGCCACAAAGTGGGTGATCTGCGGATGACTGGCATGTGA